A window of Blastomonas sp. SL216 contains these coding sequences:
- a CDS encoding hydratase: MNVALYGPRGGWCMTERGSKHLSRDHDHLVIGPSAMHWDGTSLRIDLEEITAPIPRRVRGTIRVYPHMMPQTQWPLDLAGNHAWRPIAPRAAVEVNMASPSLSWRGEGYIDSNAGIEPLERGFSDWHWSRAHLGRDSVVLYEGQRRDASRFAMGLRFAEDGAIREVELPPERVLPKTLWRMPRITRADAGAPVEIRRTWEDTPFYSRTALKTRLFGESAEAVHESLSLDRLEKGIVKLMLPFRMPRRG, translated from the coding sequence ATGAACGTCGCGCTGTACGGCCCGCGCGGCGGCTGGTGCATGACCGAGCGGGGCAGCAAGCATCTTTCGCGCGATCACGACCATCTCGTCATCGGCCCCAGCGCGATGCACTGGGACGGCACCAGCCTGCGCATCGACCTGGAAGAGATCACCGCGCCGATTCCGCGCCGGGTGCGCGGCACGATCCGTGTCTATCCGCACATGATGCCGCAGACCCAATGGCCGCTCGACCTGGCGGGGAACCATGCCTGGCGACCCATCGCCCCGCGCGCGGCGGTCGAGGTCAATATGGCGAGCCCTTCGCTCAGCTGGCGCGGCGAGGGCTATATCGACAGCAATGCCGGGATCGAGCCCCTGGAACGCGGCTTTTCCGACTGGCACTGGTCGCGCGCGCATCTGGGCCGCGATTCGGTGGTGCTTTATGAAGGCCAGCGCCGCGATGCCAGCCGCTTCGCCATGGGCCTGCGCTTTGCCGAGGACGGCGCGATCAGGGAAGTTGAGCTGCCCCCCGAACGCGTGCTGCCCAAGACTTTGTGGCGCATGCCGCGCATCACCCGCGCCGATGCCGGAGCTCCGGTCGAGATCCGCCGCACCTGGGAGGACACGCCCTTCTATTCACGCACCGCGCTGAAGACGCGGCTGTTCGGCGAGAGCGCCGAGGCGGTGCACGAGAGCCTGTCGCTCGACCGGCTGGAAAAGGGGATCGTGAAGCTGATGCTGCCGTTCCGGATGCCAAGGCGGGGGTGA
- a CDS encoding TIGR03084 family metal-binding protein yields the protein MQQASDFLTECDRILGIVAPLDEATLAMPTAFKGWTISDVIGHLHVWNQAAQLSLKDEDAFKNFMRQVGGIIAKGGDLNSFERVWLDGLTGQALVAAWAETYRAVAADFAEADPAQRVPWAGPSMSARSSITARLMESWAHAQAIFDVLGVDRENGDALKNICVLGLNTYGWTFKNRRMEPPQPVPQLRLTAPSGELWVFGEPADGELIEGDAAEFCQVVTQTRNIADTALKVTGVNATAWMAIAQCFAGAPVDPPAPGVRRKAEA from the coding sequence ATGCAGCAGGCGAGCGATTTTCTCACTGAGTGCGACCGCATCCTAGGCATAGTCGCGCCGCTCGATGAAGCGACACTGGCGATGCCCACCGCGTTCAAGGGCTGGACGATCAGCGACGTCATCGGCCATCTGCACGTCTGGAACCAGGCCGCGCAGCTGTCGCTCAAGGACGAGGACGCGTTCAAGAATTTCATGCGTCAGGTCGGCGGCATCATCGCCAAGGGCGGGGACCTGAACAGCTTCGAGCGCGTCTGGCTCGACGGGCTGACCGGACAGGCGCTGGTTGCGGCATGGGCCGAGACCTATCGCGCGGTCGCCGCCGATTTCGCCGAAGCCGACCCCGCGCAGCGCGTGCCCTGGGCCGGGCCGAGCATGAGCGCGCGCTCCTCGATCACCGCGCGGCTGATGGAAAGCTGGGCGCATGCCCAGGCGATCTTCGACGTGCTGGGGGTGGATCGCGAGAACGGCGATGCGCTCAAGAATATCTGCGTTCTTGGTCTCAACACCTATGGCTGGACTTTCAAGAACCGCCGGATGGAGCCGCCCCAGCCCGTGCCGCAACTCCGCCTCACCGCGCCTTCGGGCGAATTATGGGTCTTCGGCGAACCGGCGGACGGCGAGCTGATCGAGGGCGATGCGGCGGAGTTCTGCCAGGTGGTGACGCAGACGCGCAACATCGCGGACACGGCGCTCAAGGTGACGGGGGTGAACGCGACGGCGTGGATGGCCATCGCGCAATGCTTCGCCGGCGCTCCGGTCGACCCACCTGCGCCCGGGGTGCGGCGGAAGGCCGAAGCATAA
- a CDS encoding alpha/beta hydrolase: protein MKPTGPSSQTYFSQRLRLHYADWGNEDAPPLILVHGGEDHCRSWDWVASELQADWHVIAPDLRGHGDSQWTADGNYPIMNFVYDLSQLVEQFGYDQVTIVSHSLGGNTALRYAGLYPEKVRKIVAIEGLGPSPKMIEERNATPVHEHWRKWYADKRAKATRKHREYDSFEEALSRMHAENSYLTAGQARHLCEHAVIRNENGTYSWKFDPHIRIWPILDIPPEHMHQLWQRITCPTLLCWGEKSWASDPEADGRMELFQNARLAKFADAGHWLHHDQFDRFMAELKGFL, encoded by the coding sequence ATGAAACCCACCGGACCGTCTTCGCAAACCTATTTCTCGCAGCGGCTGCGGCTGCATTATGCCGATTGGGGCAATGAAGATGCCCCGCCGCTGATCCTGGTGCACGGCGGCGAGGACCATTGCCGGTCATGGGACTGGGTGGCGAGCGAGCTGCAGGCCGACTGGCACGTCATCGCGCCCGACCTGCGCGGTCATGGCGATTCGCAATGGACCGCCGACGGCAACTATCCGATCATGAACTTCGTCTACGACCTGTCGCAGCTGGTCGAGCAGTTCGGCTATGATCAGGTGACCATCGTCTCGCACTCGCTCGGCGGCAATACCGCGCTGCGCTATGCCGGGCTGTATCCGGAAAAGGTGCGCAAGATCGTCGCGATCGAGGGACTGGGCCCGTCTCCGAAGATGATCGAGGAGCGCAACGCCACCCCGGTGCACGAGCATTGGCGCAAATGGTATGCCGACAAGCGCGCCAAGGCGACGCGCAAGCACCGTGAATATGACAGCTTCGAAGAGGCTTTGTCGCGGATGCATGCCGAAAACAGCTATCTCACCGCCGGGCAGGCGCGGCACCTGTGCGAGCACGCGGTGATCCGCAACGAGAACGGCACCTATAGCTGGAAGTTTGACCCGCATATCCGCATCTGGCCGATCCTCGACATTCCCCCTGAGCACATGCATCAGCTCTGGCAGCGGATCACCTGCCCCACGCTGCTGTGCTGGGGCGAGAAAAGCTGGGCATCCGATCCAGAGGCCGATGGCCGGATGGAGCTGTTCCAGAACGCGCGGCTCGCCAAGTTCGCCGACGCCGGCCACTGGCTGCACCATGACCAGTTCGACCGGTTCATGGCCGAGCTGAAGGGCTTTTTGTGA
- a CDS encoding nuclear transport factor 2 family protein, with the protein MASVPHEAELKAIVQAVYAHAGAGEWAACEAYLSPDLVIFEADGLPYAGEYRGRDALRRLHGQVMAHWHEPRIDFHAMTAGDGHVVSLVTFHLTSRATGRSVAMPLAECFRIENGQVAEIRPFYFDPAMVGALDR; encoded by the coding sequence ATGGCATCTGTCCCCCACGAAGCTGAGCTCAAGGCCATCGTCCAGGCGGTCTATGCGCATGCAGGTGCTGGCGAATGGGCGGCCTGCGAGGCGTATCTGTCGCCCGATCTGGTGATCTTCGAGGCCGATGGCCTGCCTTATGCCGGAGAATATCGCGGGCGCGATGCGCTGCGGCGGCTGCACGGGCAGGTCATGGCGCACTGGCACGAGCCGAGGATCGATTTCCATGCCATGACCGCGGGCGACGGGCATGTCGTCAGCCTGGTCACCTTTCACCTGACGTCCAGGGCCACCGGCAGAAGCGTGGCGATGCCGCTGGCCGAGTGCTTTCGAATCGAAAACGGGCAGGTCGCCGAGATCCGGCCCTTTTATTTTGACCCCGCCATGGTAGGCGCGCTGGACCGCTGA
- a CDS encoding NADP-dependent oxidoreductase yields the protein MTTTRQWLIAGRPRGRPVQDSDFELVTRDLPPPGPGQMLLKTHYLGFDPAQKGWMENIADYVAPTEIGEVMRGSGISEVIESHGGKFPVGTMVIGSTGWTEYHLSDGEGLVPCDPELPPTAMMSVLGTTGLTAYCGLFKIGKPVAGDTVLVSGAAGATGSIVGQLAKIAGCRVVGIAGGADKCAWLVEEAGYDAAIDYKAGGVREAIRQHCPRGVDVIFDNVGGAILDDMLAQIATNARVVICGGISRYETGQMPAGPQNYFNLIFRRATMTGFIVLDWAAEFQVIRKRLAGFVKDGQLAYREDIQHGFENAPQTMQRLFSGANRGKQMLKL from the coding sequence ATGACCACCACCCGCCAATGGCTGATCGCAGGCCGCCCGCGCGGCCGCCCGGTCCAGGACAGCGATTTCGAACTCGTCACGCGCGATCTGCCGCCGCCGGGGCCGGGCCAGATGCTGCTGAAGACGCATTATCTGGGCTTTGATCCGGCGCAGAAGGGCTGGATGGAGAATATCGCCGATTATGTCGCCCCGACCGAGATCGGCGAGGTGATGCGCGGATCGGGCATTTCCGAGGTGATCGAATCGCATGGCGGCAAGTTTCCGGTCGGCACGATGGTGATCGGATCGACCGGCTGGACCGAATATCACCTGTCCGATGGCGAAGGGCTGGTGCCGTGCGACCCCGAATTGCCGCCGACCGCGATGATGTCGGTGCTCGGCACCACGGGCCTCACCGCCTATTGCGGGCTGTTCAAGATCGGCAAGCCCGTCGCGGGCGATACCGTGCTGGTCTCCGGCGCAGCGGGTGCGACCGGATCGATCGTCGGCCAGCTCGCCAAGATCGCCGGTTGCCGGGTGGTCGGCATTGCCGGCGGCGCGGACAAATGCGCCTGGCTGGTCGAGGAAGCAGGCTATGATGCCGCGATCGACTATAAGGCAGGCGGCGTGCGCGAGGCGATCAGGCAGCATTGTCCGCGCGGCGTCGACGTGATCTTCGACAATGTCGGCGGCGCGATCCTCGATGACATGCTGGCCCAAATCGCGACGAACGCGCGTGTTGTCATCTGCGGCGGCATCAGCCGCTACGAGACCGGGCAGATGCCCGCCGGTCCGCAGAACTATTTCAACCTGATCTTCCGCCGCGCCACGATGACCGGGTTCATCGTGCTCGACTGGGCAGCCGAATTTCAGGTGATCCGCAAGCGGCTGGCCGGGTTCGTGAAGGATGGGCAGCTGGCCTATCGCGAGGACATCCAGCACGGCTTCGAGAACGCACCGCAGACGATGCAGCGCCTGTTCTCCGGCGCCAATCGCGGCAAGCAGATGCTGAAACTCTAG
- a CDS encoding long-chain-fatty-acid--CoA ligase, translating to MSMIAQMVARGAAATPDKTALIQDDAALSYAALHDLTCRCVAALKASGIGKGDRVAFLGLNTMDYVILLMASLRIGAVTVAVNWRLVPREIAYIIQDAGARFLLTQQAVLGNALAVREEADLATILLGDGEFEGRPAFRAWVQGFAPDDSVAELQPSDVAVQLYTSGTTGHPKGALLTHGSLTASLSQGRKIGEDWAAWVSSDVSLVAMPLFHIGGTAWVMQTLNGGGTGVILAQPDVAVIIDTVQKHGITKMFAVPAVLNMILNHPDAAGADFSSMRVLPYGASPIPLDVLSRSMQMFPNAQFVQMYGATETSGTIVYLPPEDHDVAGTPRMAGCGKPFPDVELRIVGEDGKDRAPGEVGEVWVRAPLVMAGYHNLADANASAFVDGWYRTGDAAYMDADGYLYLFDRVKDMIVSGGENIYPAEVENALHHHPAVRDCAVIGVPDPRWGEAVKAIVVLKADATVDEAALIAFARTHIAGFKCPKSVDFVDELPRNPSGKVLKKELRKLYWQEGERQIG from the coding sequence ATGAGCATGATCGCCCAGATGGTCGCGCGCGGAGCGGCGGCGACCCCGGACAAGACCGCGCTGATCCAGGATGATGCGGCGCTGAGCTATGCCGCGCTCCATGATCTCACCTGCCGCTGCGTCGCGGCGCTGAAAGCCAGCGGCATCGGCAAGGGCGACCGGGTGGCGTTTCTCGGCCTCAACACGATGGATTATGTCATCCTGCTGATGGCCAGCTTGCGCATCGGCGCGGTGACGGTGGCGGTCAACTGGCGGCTGGTGCCGCGCGAGATCGCCTATATCATCCAGGATGCCGGCGCACGGTTCCTGCTCACGCAGCAGGCGGTGCTGGGCAATGCGCTGGCAGTGCGCGAGGAAGCGGACCTTGCCACCATCCTGCTGGGCGATGGCGAATTCGAGGGACGCCCCGCTTTCCGCGCCTGGGTGCAGGGCTTTGCGCCAGACGACAGCGTCGCAGAGCTTCAGCCGAGCGATGTTGCGGTCCAGCTCTATACCTCGGGCACCACCGGCCACCCCAAGGGCGCGCTGCTTACCCATGGCAGCCTCACCGCCTCGTTGAGCCAGGGCAGGAAGATCGGCGAGGATTGGGCGGCCTGGGTCAGCAGCGACGTATCGCTGGTCGCCATGCCGCTGTTCCATATCGGCGGCACGGCCTGGGTGATGCAGACGCTCAATGGCGGCGGGACCGGCGTCATCCTGGCGCAGCCCGATGTCGCGGTGATCATCGACACGGTGCAGAAGCACGGCATCACCAAGATGTTCGCGGTGCCTGCGGTGCTCAACATGATCCTCAATCATCCCGATGCCGCGGGTGCGGATTTTTCCTCGATGCGGGTGCTGCCTTATGGCGCATCGCCCATCCCGCTCGATGTGCTCAGCCGGTCGATGCAGATGTTCCCCAATGCGCAGTTCGTGCAGATGTACGGCGCGACCGAGACCAGCGGCACCATCGTCTACCTTCCGCCCGAGGACCATGATGTCGCCGGCACGCCGCGCATGGCCGGGTGCGGCAAGCCGTTCCCCGATGTCGAACTGCGCATCGTCGGCGAGGACGGGAAGGACCGCGCGCCGGGCGAAGTCGGCGAGGTCTGGGTCCGCGCGCCGCTCGTCATGGCGGGCTATCACAATCTTGCCGATGCCAATGCCTCCGCCTTTGTCGATGGCTGGTACCGCACCGGCGACGCGGCGTACATGGACGCGGACGGCTATCTCTATCTGTTCGATCGGGTGAAGGACATGATCGTCTCGGGCGGAGAGAATATCTATCCCGCCGAGGTCGAGAACGCGCTGCACCACCATCCTGCGGTGCGCGACTGCGCCGTGATCGGCGTGCCCGATCCGCGCTGGGGCGAGGCGGTGAAGGCCATTGTCGTGCTCAAGGCGGACGCGACGGTTGATGAGGCAGCGCTGATCGCCTTTGCCCGCACGCATATCGCCGGGTTCAAATGCCCCAAGAGCGTCGATTTCGTCGATGAACTGCCGCGCAACCCTTCGGGCAAGGTGCTCAAGAAGGAACTGCGCAAACTCTACTGGCAGGAGGGCGAGCGGCAGATCGGGTAA
- a CDS encoding carotenoid oxygenase family protein — protein sequence MAKPFPPHPFLHGHHAPNRFEADAPDLVIEGEIPDDLAGVFYRNGPEPLHPTRGDEYHWFDGDGMVYGFFIENGRVSMRNRWVRTEKFELEKAAGERLFGVFGNPMTADPSVQGKRYNTANTNIIVHGGKLLALMEGAPPVEMHPRDLSTLGEEHYGGTISTTFSAHPKIDYATGELINIGAMINGPMGAAEIRYDIIDRTGALTHSQIIPVPHMSLMHTFFVTENWVVFPVLPIDTDLGRFMRGGPMTAWVNDRPSKLAVMPRRGSADAVRWFEYDPRHMFHELNVWEEDGKIIADVAAANGTALFPDETGVRATHSGTRQSLRRWTIDLDANTDMLREEVLNERDLQFPRPDDRLMTRKTRQAFANINLESRDARAEGLDAVLRFDTETGAEDIYHFGKGAAAGELIFAPRLGAITGPEGEADGYAMTLVHRANAPGSELAIFHARDIAAGPVARVHIPFRVPSGFHCNFYPADGDLYARAMAH from the coding sequence ATGGCCAAGCCCTTTCCCCCGCATCCGTTCCTGCACGGGCACCATGCCCCCAACCGTTTCGAGGCCGATGCGCCTGACCTGGTGATCGAGGGCGAGATTCCGGATGATCTGGCAGGCGTGTTCTATCGCAACGGTCCCGAACCGCTGCACCCGACGCGCGGCGACGAGTATCACTGGTTCGATGGCGACGGCATGGTCTATGGCTTCTTCATCGAGAACGGCCGTGTCTCGATGCGCAACCGCTGGGTGCGGACCGAGAAGTTCGAACTGGAAAAGGCCGCAGGCGAGCGGTTGTTCGGCGTGTTCGGCAATCCGATGACCGCCGATCCCTCGGTCCAGGGCAAGCGCTACAACACCGCCAACACCAATATCATCGTCCATGGCGGAAAGCTGCTGGCGCTGATGGAAGGCGCGCCGCCGGTGGAGATGCACCCGCGCGATCTGAGCACTTTGGGCGAAGAGCATTATGGCGGCACCATCTCCACCACCTTCTCGGCGCATCCCAAGATCGATTATGCGACCGGCGAGCTGATCAATATCGGCGCGATGATCAACGGGCCGATGGGCGCTGCGGAAATCCGCTATGACATTATCGACCGCACCGGCGCGCTGACCCATAGCCAGATCATCCCCGTGCCGCACATGAGCCTGATGCACACGTTTTTCGTGACCGAAAACTGGGTGGTGTTCCCGGTGCTGCCGATCGACACCGATCTTGGCCGGTTCATGCGCGGGGGTCCGATGACCGCCTGGGTCAACGACCGCCCGTCCAAGCTGGCCGTCATGCCGCGCCGGGGCAGCGCCGATGCTGTCCGCTGGTTCGAATATGACCCGCGCCACATGTTCCACGAGCTCAATGTCTGGGAAGAGGACGGCAAGATCATCGCAGATGTCGCGGCCGCCAACGGCACCGCGCTGTTCCCCGACGAAACCGGGGTGCGCGCGACCCATTCAGGCACGCGCCAGAGCCTGCGCCGCTGGACGATCGACCTCGACGCCAACACAGACATGCTGCGCGAAGAGGTGTTGAACGAGCGCGACCTGCAGTTTCCGCGCCCCGACGACCGGCTGATGACGCGCAAGACGCGCCAGGCCTTTGCCAATATCAACCTGGAATCGCGCGATGCCCGGGCCGAGGGGCTCGATGCCGTGCTGCGCTTCGATACCGAGACGGGGGCGGAGGACATCTATCATTTCGGCAAGGGGGCAGCAGCAGGCGAGCTGATCTTCGCGCCGCGCCTGGGCGCGATAACGGGACCGGAGGGCGAGGCGGACGGCTATGCAATGACCCTGGTCCACCGCGCCAACGCGCCGGGCAGCGAGCTGGCGATCTTCCACGCGCGCGACATCGCTGCTGGCCCGGTGGCGCGGGTGCACATTCCCTTCCGCGTGCCCAGCGGCTTCCACTGCAATTTCTATCCTGCCGATGGCGATCTCTACGCCCGCGCCATGGCGCATTGA
- a CDS encoding TonB-dependent receptor, which produces MKVSTYLSASTFALGLAMMAAPQAALAQQQSDQATSGEQAEEGGLRTIVVTAQRREESLQAVPVAVSAIDSEALATGAVDDLRDFAGRVPGLVVDPVNAGPSAAAIAIRGISFEDIEKSFDPAVGVVVDDVFIGTNTGQLLDAFDLESIEILRGPQGTLFGRNTIGGVINVRRSKPTGEWGVRASIGYAEYNTVRGRLVVNTPMIGDFLAFKGFFFYDNTDGFLRNVTQGNRRTNEYEVWTAGITALITPTDDIEAVITYEHMSEDGEVATASVSNDRDLICLQVPVPGVGLVRAFQIPGNQCNRTPTNSKLLYQVFGNIQTPVRNKTDAISGTINIELGDFTLTSVTGWRKNNESVRQDFDSASINFFDTLRIQNYEQFSQEIRFAGDVTDWMDVVLGAYYFDSTYTLRQTSFFGFLGPGASAFQLSVGDSKSYAGFADARFKLSDNLTLGVGGRYTRDEKALVTNFALSPTGACPIGFAGITAANCRGSEDFGEFTYRASLDYQFDDGQLIYASYSRGFRSGGFNGRAATPTAIGPYQPEIVDAYEIGLKADWLDRRLRTNIAIFQTDYADKQEELVRPTVAPFSAIQAQETIVENAASARIKGVELEIVALPADDLSFNFSATYLDANYQNFVRGGVDVSDLDLRRAPKYAWSAGFDYTRPIGDGEFRWSTIFRYVDKYTTCIVADSALQAQGIITNDRRCESSEREILDSTLSYKHDFGGAQATFSVFGRNLFDNRGLSSTLPVAGLFAFAGVRPPRQFGAELMLEF; this is translated from the coding sequence ATGAAGGTGTCCACCTATCTGTCGGCTTCGACATTCGCCCTGGGGCTGGCCATGATGGCCGCGCCACAGGCGGCATTGGCCCAGCAACAGTCCGATCAGGCGACCAGCGGCGAGCAGGCGGAGGAAGGCGGGCTGCGCACCATCGTCGTCACCGCCCAGCGCCGCGAGGAATCGCTGCAGGCGGTTCCGGTCGCTGTTTCCGCCATCGACTCCGAGGCGCTTGCAACCGGTGCGGTGGACGACCTTCGCGATTTTGCCGGACGCGTGCCCGGCCTGGTGGTCGATCCGGTCAATGCCGGGCCTTCGGCTGCCGCCATCGCCATTCGCGGCATCAGCTTCGAGGATATCGAAAAGTCGTTCGACCCGGCGGTCGGCGTGGTGGTGGACGATGTCTTCATCGGCACCAATACCGGCCAGCTGCTCGACGCGTTCGACCTGGAATCGATCGAAATCCTGCGCGGCCCGCAAGGCACGCTGTTCGGCCGCAACACCATTGGCGGCGTCATCAACGTCCGCCGCAGCAAGCCGACCGGCGAATGGGGCGTGCGCGCCTCGATCGGCTATGCCGAATATAACACCGTGCGCGGCCGCCTGGTCGTCAACACCCCGATGATCGGCGACTTTCTCGCGTTCAAGGGCTTTTTCTTCTACGATAATACCGATGGTTTCCTGCGCAACGTGACGCAGGGCAACCGCCGCACCAACGAATATGAGGTGTGGACCGCCGGTATCACCGCGCTGATCACCCCCACCGACGATATCGAGGCGGTGATCACCTATGAACATATGAGTGAGGATGGCGAGGTTGCGACCGCGAGCGTCTCCAACGACCGCGACCTGATCTGCCTTCAGGTGCCGGTGCCGGGCGTCGGCCTGGTCCGCGCCTTCCAGATTCCGGGCAACCAGTGCAATCGCACGCCCACCAACAGCAAGCTGCTCTATCAGGTGTTCGGCAATATCCAGACGCCGGTGCGCAACAAGACCGACGCGATCAGCGGCACGATCAACATCGAGCTGGGCGATTTCACGCTGACCTCGGTCACCGGCTGGCGCAAGAACAACGAGAGCGTGCGGCAGGATTTCGACTCGGCGTCGATCAACTTCTTCGACACGCTGCGCATCCAGAATTACGAGCAGTTCAGCCAGGAAATCCGCTTTGCCGGCGATGTCACCGACTGGATGGACGTCGTGCTGGGCGCCTATTATTTCGACAGCACCTACACGTTGCGCCAGACCTCGTTCTTCGGCTTCTTGGGCCCCGGTGCAAGCGCCTTCCAGCTTTCGGTCGGCGATTCCAAATCCTATGCCGGCTTTGCCGATGCGCGCTTCAAGCTGTCGGACAATCTGACGCTGGGCGTGGGTGGCCGCTATACCAGGGACGAAAAGGCGCTGGTGACCAATTTCGCGCTCAGCCCGACCGGCGCCTGCCCGATCGGCTTTGCCGGGATCACCGCCGCCAATTGCCGCGGATCGGAGGATTTCGGCGAGTTCACCTATCGCGCCAGCCTGGATTACCAGTTCGATGACGGCCAGCTTATCTACGCATCCTACTCGCGCGGCTTCCGCTCGGGCGGCTTCAACGGCCGCGCAGCAACGCCGACCGCGATCGGCCCGTACCAGCCGGAAATCGTCGATGCCTATGAAATCGGCCTGAAGGCGGACTGGCTCGACCGCCGCCTGCGCACCAATATCGCGATCTTCCAGACCGATTATGCCGACAAGCAGGAAGAGCTGGTGCGTCCGACGGTGGCCCCGTTCAGCGCGATCCAGGCGCAGGAAACCATCGTGGAAAACGCTGCCTCGGCGCGGATCAAGGGTGTCGAGCTGGAAATCGTCGCGCTGCCGGCCGATGACCTGTCGTTCAACTTCTCGGCCACCTATCTCGATGCCAATTACCAGAATTTCGTGCGCGGCGGCGTGGACGTATCCGATCTCGACCTGCGCCGTGCGCCGAAATATGCCTGGTCCGCAGGGTTCGACTATACCCGGCCGATCGGCGATGGCGAATTCCGCTGGAGCACGATCTTCCGCTATGTCGATAAATACACCACCTGCATCGTCGCAGACTCGGCATTGCAGGCCCAGGGCATCATCACCAACGACCGGCGCTGCGAATCGTCCGAGCGCGAGATCCTGGATTCGACCCTGTCGTACAAGCATGACTTTGGCGGCGCGCAGGCGACCTTCAGCGTCTTCGGCCGCAACCTGTTCGACAATCGCGGCCTTTCGAGCACGCTGCCGGTGGCCGGGCTGTTCGCCTTTGCAGGGGTTCGTCCGCCCCGGCAGTTCGGCGCTGAGCTGATGCTCGAATTCTGA